The nucleotide sequence CACCACGGTCCAGGCGTGAGGGATGGAGGTCCAGCTCTCGGTCATCCGCCGGGCGATGACCTCCCGGATGGCAGCCGCAGCGCCGCTCCTTGCGGCCGGCGCAGGAGCCGGCGCCACGGTGTCGGGGAGGACCGGCCGGCCCGCCGCCGGTTTCTCGACGTCCGAAGGAGCGGCCGCCACCACCGCCGGCGCGTCGGGAACGGTCGCCGGGGCCCGGCGCCCGGCCTCGCCTTGCGCCTGCCTCTCCCGGGCCACGCGAAGGACGTCTTCCCGCGTCACCCGGCCGGCCTCGCCGGTGCCCTTCACCTGCGCGAGATCGATGCCGTATTCTTTCGCCAGCCGGCGCACGGCCGGGGAGTACTCGCCTCTGCCGCTCCCGTCGGGAGAGACCCCGGCGCCCTGCTCGGCGTCGAGCACCGCGATGACCGTGCCGACCGCAACGGTGCTCCCTTCGGCCGCCTTGACCTCCAACAGGGTGCCCTCCGCGGGAGACGGCACCTCCACGGTCACCTTGTCCGTGAGCACTTCCACCAGGGGCTCGAAGCGGCCCACCTTCTCCCCCGGCGCCTTGAGCCATCGAACGATCTGGCCCTCGGTGACACTCTCTCCCAGCTGCGGCATCACGACTTCCATCGCCAAGCCCCGCATGCCCCCCTCGCAGCGCGTCAAACCCTCGCCAGTTCTCGCATCGCCTGCGCGATCGTATCCACGTTGGGCAAGACGGCGTCCTCCAGCACCGCGGCGTAGGGCGTGGCCGGGACGTCCGGCATGGCGACCCTCCGCACCGGCGCGTCGAGATGGAAGAGCGCCTCCTCCGCCAGGATCGCCGCGACCTCGGCCCCCATCCCCAGAGTGCGGTTGTCTTCGTAGACCACCAGGGCCCGTCCGGTCTTCTTCACCGACTCCACGATCGTGGCCCGGTCGAGGGGCGCGAGCGTCCGCAGATCCACGACCTCCACGGACACCCCTTCGCGCTCCAGGCGTTCGGCGGCCTGCATGGTCAGGTGGAGCATCATGCCGTACGCGATAGCGGTGAGGTGTTCTCCTTCCCTGGCGATGCGGGCCGGCCCGATCGGGACCACGTAGTCGCCTTCGGGCACCTCGCCCTGGATGGCCCGATAGCCGCGTTTGGGTTCGAGGAAGACGACCGGGTCGTCGTCCCGGATGGCCGCCTTCAACAGCCCCTTGGCGTCCGCCGGGTTGGAGGGGATGACCACTTTGAGGCCCGGCACGTGGGCGAAGAAGCTTTCCACCGACTGCGAATGGTACAGCCCCCCGCGTACGCCCGCGCCGTACGGGGCCCGCACCACCAGCGGGCACTGCCACTCCCCGTTGGAACGGTACCGGATGCGGGCCGCCTCGCTGATGATCTGATCCATGGCCGGATAGATGAAATCGGCGAACTGGATCTCCGCCACGGGGCGCAGCCCGTTCATGGCGGCACCGATGGCTACCCCTACGATGCCCGACTCCGCCAGCGGGGTGTCGATCACCCGCTCGGGGCCGTACCGGTCGATCAGGCCTTTGGTGGCGACGAAGACGCCGCCCTTGACCCCCACGTCCTCGCCCATGACGATGACGCTCTCGTCCCGGGCCAGCTCTTCGTCCAGCGCTTCGCGGATGGCGTCGATCATGCGCTTGACCGCCATGGGTGACCGTCCCTTCCCGAGGAGGCGAAGACGTGCTGCATCACGG is from Limnochorda sp. L945t and encodes:
- a CDS encoding dihydrolipoamide acetyltransferase family protein, with protein sequence MEVVMPQLGESVTEGQIVRWLKAPGEKVGRFEPLVEVLTDKVTVEVPSPAEGTLLEVKAAEGSTVAVGTVIAVLDAEQGAGVSPDGSGRGEYSPAVRRLAKEYGIDLAQVKGTGEAGRVTREDVLRVARERQAQGEAGRRAPATVPDAPAVVAAAPSDVEKPAAGRPVLPDTVAPAPAPAARSGAAAAIREVIARRMTESWTSIPHAWTVVEADVTSLVALRDQVRQVFMEREGFELTFLPFAIKAVVEALQEWPDLNASWQDGKVVRHRQIHVGVAVGLEEALLVPVLREADRLSLTGIARALHDLVRRAREGRLSADETSGGTFTVNNTGALGSILSAPIINPPQAAILTTEAVTKRLVVLKDDQIAIRSVMNLCLSFDHRVADGVHALRFLNAVKRRLEALGPGTPLA
- a CDS encoding alpha-ketoacid dehydrogenase subunit beta — its product is MAVKRMIDAIREALDEELARDESVIVMGEDVGVKGGVFVATKGLIDRYGPERVIDTPLAESGIVGVAIGAAMNGLRPVAEIQFADFIYPAMDQIISEAARIRYRSNGEWQCPLVVRAPYGAGVRGGLYHSQSVESFFAHVPGLKVVIPSNPADAKGLLKAAIRDDDPVVFLEPKRGYRAIQGEVPEGDYVVPIGPARIAREGEHLTAIAYGMMLHLTMQAAERLEREGVSVEVVDLRTLAPLDRATIVESVKKTGRALVVYEDNRTLGMGAEVAAILAEEALFHLDAPVRRVAMPDVPATPYAAVLEDAVLPNVDTIAQAMRELARV